From Dasypus novemcinctus isolate mDasNov1 chromosome 11, mDasNov1.1.hap2, whole genome shotgun sequence, one genomic window encodes:
- the BEND6 gene encoding BEN domain-containing protein 6 isoform X2: MLQVLPQAVTQFEELVGMAEALLKGGGTMSTSASTLWRATNNSSPDSFESTCSNSNSNSSSPISLKAEDEHHTDEKQFKIEKWQIARCNKSKPQKFINDLMQVLYTNEYMATHSLTGAKSSTSRDKAVKPAMNQNEVQEIIGVTKQLFPNTDDVSIRRMIGQKLNNCTKKPNLSKNLNSQDIK; the protein is encoded by the exons TGTTACCACAGGCAGTTACTCAGTTTGAAGAACTGGTTGGCATGGCGGAGGCTCTGCTTAAGGGTGGAGGAACTATGTCTACATCTGCGTCCACTCTCTGGAGAGCAACAAACAATTCCTCACCAGATTCATTTGAGTCAACATGTAGTAATTCTAATTCTAATTCCAGTTCACCTATTTCCTTGAAAGCTGAGGATGAGCATCATACTGATGAGAAACAG ttcaaGATTGAAAAATGGCAGATTGCCCGTTGTAATAAGAGTAAACCTCAGAAGTTTATTAATGATTTAATGCAAGTACTTTACACAAATGAATATATGGCTACACATAGCCTGACAGGGGCAAAATCCTCTACTTCAAGGGACAAAGCTGTGAAACCAGCTATGAATCAGAATGAAGTTCAAGAAATCATAG GAGTCACGAAACAGTTATTTCCCAATACAGATGATGTTTCAATTAGGAGAATGATAGGGCAAAAGCTAAATAATTGTACCAAGAAGCCAAATTTAAGCAAAAATCTTAACTCTCAGGACATTAAATAG